In Variovorax paradoxus, a single genomic region encodes these proteins:
- a CDS encoding Crp/Fnr family transcriptional regulator: MNADEVESLKSRWRGCVWAYTLSDDEAAALLPQLRFVELAAGQAIWHRGDAAEHWVGMGRGSMKLCTTSASGKPVTFMGQAFSWVGEVELIRDQPRLCDAVALSDAVIIKMPKAAFFHLLETNPAFNRFVMLLLSERVTQSMALTLSDRTLDPVAKVAQSLASLFSPSAFPPRSLELQVSQAELAIYCNMSRPRLNAALRQLEAEGLLELGYQIVTLKQLDALRAYRGAASVDSGSQTRPDTA, encoded by the coding sequence ATGAACGCGGACGAGGTCGAGTCGCTCAAGTCGCGCTGGCGCGGCTGCGTGTGGGCCTACACGCTCAGCGACGACGAGGCGGCTGCCCTGCTGCCGCAGCTTCGCTTCGTCGAGCTGGCGGCGGGCCAGGCCATCTGGCACCGCGGCGACGCGGCCGAGCACTGGGTCGGCATGGGGCGCGGCAGCATGAAGCTGTGCACCACCTCGGCCTCGGGCAAGCCCGTGACCTTCATGGGCCAGGCCTTCAGCTGGGTCGGAGAAGTGGAGCTGATCCGTGACCAGCCGCGCTTGTGCGACGCGGTGGCGCTGTCGGACGCGGTCATCATCAAGATGCCCAAGGCCGCCTTCTTCCATCTGCTGGAAACCAACCCGGCCTTCAACCGCTTCGTGATGCTGCTGCTGAGCGAGCGGGTGACGCAATCGATGGCGCTCACGCTGTCCGACCGCACGCTGGACCCGGTTGCCAAGGTGGCGCAGAGCCTGGCCTCGCTCTTCAGCCCCTCGGCCTTTCCGCCGCGTTCGCTGGAGCTGCAGGTGTCGCAGGCGGAACTGGCGATCTACTGCAACATGTCTCGGCCCCGGTTGAACGCGGCGCTGCGGCAGCTGGAAGCCGAAGGACTGCTGGAGCTGGGCTACCAGATCGTCACGCTGAAGCAGCTCGATGCGCTGCGCGCCTACCGCGGTGCAGCGTCGGTGGACAGCGGCAGCCAGACGCGCCCCGACACCGCATAG
- the gcvT gene encoding glycine cleavage system aminomethyltransferase GcvT, giving the protein MAASSAPATELLKTPLHDLHVELGARMVPFAGYSMPVQYPAGLMAEHKHTRDAAGLFDISHMGQLRLVGPDAAAAFETLMPVDVIDLPAGKQRYGLLLNDEGGILDDLMFFNEGNGSLFVIVNGACKVADIAHIQQKIGARCEVQPLPDHALLALQGPQAAATLARLSPGIERFIFMTGGAVRIGDIAAFVTRSGYTGEDGFEISVAAKDAEALARLLLAQPEVKPIGLGARNSLRLEAGLCLYGNDIDTTTTPVEASLNWAMQKVRRAGGAREGGFPGAAKILAQLAAATAGAAGHTDHDTLKRKRVGLVALERIPVRDGTLLQSFEGQDIGIVTSGLLGPTADRCIAMGYVATAFAEPGTRVQAIVRGKPVPMEVSTMPFVPTRYYRG; this is encoded by the coding sequence GTGGCCGCTTCCTCCGCACCCGCTACCGAACTTCTCAAGACGCCGCTTCACGACCTTCACGTGGAGCTCGGCGCCCGCATGGTGCCCTTTGCCGGCTACTCGATGCCGGTGCAGTACCCTGCCGGCCTGATGGCCGAACACAAGCACACGCGCGACGCGGCCGGCCTGTTCGACATCTCCCACATGGGCCAGTTGCGCCTCGTCGGCCCCGACGCCGCGGCAGCCTTCGAGACCCTGATGCCCGTCGACGTGATCGACCTGCCCGCCGGCAAGCAGCGCTACGGCCTGCTGCTGAACGACGAGGGCGGCATCCTCGACGACCTGATGTTCTTCAACGAAGGCAACGGCTCGCTATTCGTGATCGTCAACGGCGCCTGCAAGGTGGCCGACATCGCCCACATCCAGCAGAAGATCGGCGCCCGCTGCGAAGTGCAGCCCCTGCCCGACCACGCCCTGCTCGCGCTGCAGGGCCCGCAGGCCGCCGCCACGCTGGCGCGGCTGTCGCCCGGCATCGAGCGCTTCATTTTCATGACCGGCGGCGCGGTGCGGATCGGCGACATTGCCGCCTTCGTCACCCGCAGCGGCTACACCGGCGAAGACGGCTTCGAGATCTCGGTGGCCGCCAAGGACGCCGAGGCCCTGGCCCGCCTGCTGCTGGCCCAGCCCGAGGTCAAGCCCATCGGCCTGGGCGCGCGCAATTCGCTGCGGCTCGAAGCCGGCCTTTGCCTGTACGGCAACGACATCGACACCACCACCACGCCGGTCGAGGCCTCGCTCAACTGGGCGATGCAGAAGGTGCGCCGTGCGGGCGGCGCGCGCGAAGGTGGCTTTCCCGGCGCCGCGAAGATCCTCGCGCAGCTTGCCGCCGCCACGGCGGGCGCCGCCGGCCACACCGACCACGACACCCTCAAGCGCAAGCGCGTCGGCCTCGTCGCGCTCGAGCGCATTCCGGTGCGCGACGGCACGCTGCTGCAATCCTTCGAAGGCCAGGACATCGGCATCGTCACCAGCGGCCTGCTCGGCCCGACTGCCGACCGCTGCATCGCCATGGGCTACGTGGCCACCGCATTCGCCGAGCCCGGCACCCGCGTGCAGGCCATCGTGCGCGGCAAGCCGGTGCCGATGGAAGTCTCGACCATGCCTTTCGTGCCGACCCGCTACTACCGCGGCTGA
- a CDS encoding TRAP transporter substrate-binding protein, with the protein MKFGPIAAACLSLALSSVAFAQTTMKISISTAQNSHQGVAIDTFAKEVEKRTGGRYKVQTFYNGSLGGERESIEAVQLGTQELAFSSTGPVPNFVPETKILDVPFLFRDKAHARAVLDGPIGQDMLTKFDAKGFKALAWAENGFRHMTNSKRDVKAPEDLKGLKMRTMENPVHIAAYKGFGIITTPMAFPEVFTALQQGTVDGQENPLPVIISAKFDQVQKHLSLTGHVYSPCIFVMNKATFDKLSAADKQAFLDAAKEGTKANRARVDEDDAKGVADLRAKGMTVVDNVDKARFVAALAPVNAQFEKDFGKANLDKIRDYK; encoded by the coding sequence ATGAAATTCGGCCCCATCGCCGCCGCCTGCCTTTCGCTCGCCCTGAGCTCGGTCGCCTTTGCACAGACGACCATGAAGATCAGCATTTCGACTGCGCAGAACTCGCATCAGGGCGTCGCCATCGACACCTTCGCCAAGGAAGTCGAGAAGCGCACGGGGGGCCGCTACAAGGTGCAGACCTTCTACAACGGCTCGCTCGGCGGCGAGCGCGAGTCGATCGAGGCCGTGCAACTGGGCACGCAGGAGCTCGCGTTCTCGTCGACCGGCCCCGTTCCCAACTTCGTGCCCGAGACCAAGATCCTCGACGTGCCCTTCCTGTTTCGCGACAAGGCCCACGCGCGCGCGGTGCTCGACGGCCCGATCGGACAGGACATGCTGACCAAGTTCGACGCCAAGGGCTTCAAGGCGCTGGCATGGGCCGAGAACGGCTTTCGCCACATGACCAACAGCAAGCGCGACGTGAAGGCGCCCGAGGACCTGAAGGGCCTGAAGATGCGCACGATGGAAAACCCGGTGCACATCGCGGCCTACAAGGGCTTCGGCATCATCACGACGCCCATGGCCTTCCCTGAAGTGTTCACCGCGCTGCAGCAAGGCACGGTCGACGGCCAGGAGAACCCGTTGCCGGTCATCATCTCGGCCAAGTTCGACCAGGTGCAGAAGCACCTTTCGCTCACCGGCCACGTCTACTCGCCTTGCATCTTCGTGATGAACAAGGCCACGTTCGACAAGCTCAGCGCGGCCGACAAGCAGGCCTTCCTCGACGCAGCCAAGGAAGGCACCAAGGCCAACCGCGCACGCGTCGACGAAGACGACGCCAAGGGCGTGGCCGACCTGCGCGCCAAAGGCATGACCGTGGTCGACAACGTCGACAAGGCCAGGTTCGTCGCCGCGCTCGCGCCGGTCAACGCCCAGTTCGAGAAGGACTTCGGCAAGGCCAACCTCGACAAGATCCGCGACTACAAGTGA
- the gcvH gene encoding glycine cleavage system protein GcvH gives MSIKYTKDHEWVSAEGDAATVGITVHAQDALGDVVFVDLPEVGKTFAQGEVAGVVESVKAAADVFMPVSGEITEVNEALRADPSLANSDPLATGWFFKVKLSEPAQLDALLDAASYDKFAAES, from the coding sequence ATGAGCATCAAGTACACCAAGGACCACGAATGGGTGTCGGCCGAAGGCGACGCGGCCACCGTCGGCATCACCGTGCACGCGCAGGACGCGCTGGGCGACGTGGTGTTCGTCGACCTGCCCGAAGTCGGCAAGACCTTCGCCCAGGGCGAGGTTGCCGGCGTCGTCGAATCGGTCAAGGCCGCCGCCGACGTGTTCATGCCCGTGTCGGGCGAGATCACCGAAGTGAACGAAGCCCTGCGCGCCGACCCGTCGCTCGCCAACAGCGACCCGCTGGCCACCGGCTGGTTCTTCAAGGTCAAGCTGAGCGAGCCCGCGCAGCTCGACGCCCTGCTGGACGCCGCCAGCTACGACAAGTTCGCGGCCGAATCCTGA
- a CDS encoding AraC family transcriptional regulator: MDKAINLRPEEGESTPRAVAVLATDPAGDAFIPPHTHRRGQLIHAISGVMLVSAVAGSWVVPTGRGVWVPAGMEHQIRMAGEVKMRTVFVEPGTRADLGAECRVIHVGALLRELIVTAVALPLDYAPGGRDERVMELILDEIQAAPVLSLHVPMPRHARLAVLCEELVRDPSLPATLDDWALRLHMNTRTLARLFQRETGMNFGAWCRQARLLLSLPQLAAGASILEVALAHGYESPSAFTAMFRRTLGVPPSQYLGRDYLA; the protein is encoded by the coding sequence ATGGACAAAGCAATCAACCTGCGCCCCGAAGAGGGCGAGTCGACCCCGCGCGCCGTGGCGGTGCTGGCGACCGACCCCGCCGGCGACGCCTTCATACCGCCGCACACGCACCGGCGCGGGCAGCTGATCCATGCGATTTCGGGCGTGATGCTGGTGAGCGCCGTGGCCGGCAGCTGGGTGGTGCCGACCGGGCGCGGCGTGTGGGTGCCGGCCGGCATGGAGCACCAGATCCGCATGGCCGGCGAGGTGAAGATGCGCACCGTGTTCGTCGAGCCCGGCACGCGCGCGGACCTGGGCGCCGAATGCCGCGTCATTCATGTCGGCGCGCTGCTGCGGGAGCTGATCGTCACCGCCGTGGCGCTGCCGCTGGACTACGCGCCGGGCGGGCGCGACGAGCGGGTGATGGAGCTGATCCTCGACGAGATCCAGGCCGCGCCCGTGCTCTCGCTGCATGTGCCGATGCCGCGCCATGCCCGCCTGGCCGTGCTGTGCGAAGAGCTGGTGCGCGACCCGTCTCTGCCCGCCACGCTGGACGACTGGGCGCTGCGCCTGCACATGAACACCCGCACCCTCGCGCGCCTGTTCCAGCGCGAGACGGGCATGAATTTCGGCGCCTGGTGCCGACAGGCAAGGCTGCTGCTGAGCCTGCCGCAGCTGGCGGCGGGCGCGTCGATCCTGGAGGTGGCGCTGGCGCACGGCTACGAGAGCCCGAGCGCCTTCACCGCCATGTTCCGCCGCACGCTGGGCGTGCCGCCCAGCCAGTACCTTGGACGGGACTACCTGGCGTAG
- a CDS encoding MFS transporter, with product MNKRRLGLLTGTHAVNDLYQGLVPALLPFMVLERGYSYTAVAGLMLAATGLSSVVQPLFGLYADRHPRGWLVPTGFLVAALGVVLAGLSQSYLLTWIAMVLCGLGIAAYHPPATVAARAAGGASQKAMSVFSVGGTIGASFAPVLAATVVGGGSLSRSYLLGVPALAMGVVWMVANAGSGAASAASAAAAARKAGGQVLKPHNDWRAFSLLVLTIIGWSIPYVTVLSMLSLRITRDLHGTAFQGAAALTSFTAAGAVGTLLGGWLGDRIGRMGTIRAGYLFALPSLAGVVLAPNAGWALACTALLGMCMFLPFAAQVTLAQDYLPRNPATASGITLGLALSVGGLVSPLFGMLSDARGLGVTLTAVLCVLCVATVLALRLRNRSMQAMPAEVEGAAA from the coding sequence ATGAACAAGCGCCGACTCGGGTTGCTCACCGGCACCCATGCCGTCAATGACCTCTACCAGGGCCTCGTGCCCGCCCTGCTGCCGTTCATGGTGCTGGAACGCGGCTACAGCTACACCGCGGTAGCCGGCCTGATGCTCGCAGCCACCGGCCTGTCGAGCGTGGTGCAGCCGCTGTTCGGCCTGTATGCCGACCGCCATCCGCGCGGCTGGCTGGTGCCCACCGGCTTCCTGGTGGCCGCGCTGGGCGTGGTGCTGGCGGGCCTGAGCCAGAGCTATCTGCTGACCTGGATCGCGATGGTGCTGTGCGGGCTGGGCATCGCGGCCTACCACCCGCCGGCCACCGTGGCGGCACGCGCGGCGGGCGGTGCGTCGCAGAAGGCGATGAGCGTGTTTTCCGTGGGCGGCACCATCGGCGCGTCGTTCGCGCCGGTGCTGGCGGCCACCGTGGTGGGCGGCGGCAGCCTGTCGCGCAGCTACCTGCTGGGCGTGCCCGCGCTGGCGATGGGCGTCGTGTGGATGGTCGCGAACGCCGGCAGCGGCGCGGCCTCCGCCGCCAGCGCTGCAGCCGCTGCGCGCAAGGCCGGCGGCCAGGTGCTGAAGCCGCACAACGACTGGCGCGCCTTCAGCCTGCTGGTCTTGACCATCATCGGCTGGTCGATCCCGTACGTGACGGTGCTGTCGATGCTGTCGCTGCGCATCACCCGCGACCTGCACGGCACCGCCTTCCAGGGCGCCGCGGCACTGACCTCGTTCACCGCCGCGGGCGCCGTGGGCACGCTGCTCGGCGGCTGGCTCGGCGACCGCATCGGCCGCATGGGCACGATCCGCGCCGGCTACCTGTTCGCCCTGCCTTCGCTCGCGGGCGTGGTGCTTGCGCCGAACGCAGGCTGGGCGCTCGCCTGCACCGCGCTGCTCGGCATGTGCATGTTCCTGCCCTTCGCCGCGCAGGTGACGCTGGCGCAGGACTACCTGCCGCGCAACCCGGCCACGGCCAGCGGCATCACGCTGGGGTTGGCGCTGTCGGTGGGCGGGCTGGTGTCGCCGCTGTTCGGCATGCTGTCGGATGCGCGGGGCCTCGGCGTCACGCTCACGGCGGTGCTGTGCGTGCTCTGCGTCGCGACGGTGCTGGCACTGAGGCTGCGCAACCGGTCGATGCAGGCAATGCCCGCTGAAGTGGAAGGCGCAGCCGCCTGA
- a CDS encoding L,D-transpeptidase Cds6 family protein, giving the protein MNRSLTCLLASGLLTTAAFAASPPAPAAPTATTTPAAVETPAASAPPAASGIAEVEAAVRAWAAAWSARDADRYLAAYAPDFTPPRNKDRKRWESDRRARIADKSSISVGIEDLVISINGQAASARFKQVYRADKVKETGRKTLELQRVGSQWLIRKESAGG; this is encoded by the coding sequence ATGAACCGATCCTTGACCTGCCTGCTCGCCAGCGGCCTGCTGACCACGGCCGCTTTCGCGGCTTCGCCACCGGCACCGGCTGCCCCTACGGCCACCACGACGCCTGCCGCCGTGGAGACCCCCGCCGCATCGGCACCTCCCGCCGCGAGCGGCATCGCGGAAGTCGAGGCCGCCGTACGCGCCTGGGCCGCCGCCTGGTCGGCCCGCGACGCGGACCGCTACCTCGCCGCCTACGCGCCCGACTTCACGCCGCCGCGCAACAAGGACCGCAAGCGCTGGGAAAGCGACCGCCGCGCGCGCATCGCTGACAAGTCGAGCATCAGCGTGGGCATCGAAGACCTGGTCATCAGCATCAACGGACAGGCCGCGAGCGCCAGGTTCAAGCAGGTCTACCGCGCCGACAAGGTGAAGGAAACCGGCCGCAAGACGCTGGAACTGCAGCGCGTGGGCAGCCAGTGGCTGATCCGCAAGGAAAGCGCGGGCGGCTGA
- a CDS encoding TRAP transporter large permease — MSVVMVATMVLCFALSISVAVSIGLASILGIQVTNANMLISVKEMFNSINKFPLAAIPFFILAGNLMETGGISRRLVEFAKSIVGGVQGGLPMTCVLTCMIFAAVSGSSVATTFAIGAILIPALIKHGYPTSYAAALQATSAELGVIIPPSIPMILYGVSAEVSIGELFIAGFGPGILISLALMLFVWVYCKWKGWGKNDGEGRMPFGRALWQAGWALLMPVIILGGIYGGVFTPTEASAVAVFYALVVGMVIYREIKLKDLYVILRKSVMSSAVIMFIIANAGLFAFLITRAGVPDAIGHWLQQVLQSPAMFLLGVNAALFVIGMFIETSAAIIVLAPILAPVAVHFGIDPVHFGLIMVVNLALGMITPPFGVNLFAACTVARISLDRIVRHLVPFVLVIMACLMVITYVPWVSLALRDLVYAR, encoded by the coding sequence ATGAGCGTCGTGATGGTTGCGACGATGGTGCTCTGCTTTGCACTGTCGATCTCGGTGGCTGTTTCCATCGGGCTGGCGTCGATCCTGGGCATTCAGGTCACGAACGCCAACATGCTGATCTCCGTGAAGGAGATGTTCAACTCGATCAACAAGTTTCCGCTGGCGGCCATTCCGTTCTTCATACTGGCCGGCAACCTGATGGAAACCGGCGGCATCTCGCGGCGGCTGGTGGAGTTCGCCAAGAGCATCGTGGGCGGCGTGCAGGGCGGCCTGCCGATGACCTGCGTGCTCACCTGCATGATCTTCGCGGCGGTGTCGGGCTCGTCGGTGGCAACCACCTTCGCGATCGGCGCCATCCTGATCCCGGCGCTCATCAAGCACGGCTACCCCACCTCGTACGCGGCGGCCCTGCAGGCTACCAGCGCGGAGCTGGGCGTGATCATTCCGCCGTCGATCCCGATGATCCTGTACGGCGTGAGCGCCGAAGTCTCCATCGGCGAGCTGTTCATCGCGGGCTTCGGCCCCGGCATCCTGATCAGCCTGGCGCTGATGCTCTTCGTGTGGGTCTACTGCAAGTGGAAGGGCTGGGGCAAGAACGACGGCGAAGGCCGCATGCCCTTCGGCCGCGCCCTCTGGCAGGCGGGCTGGGCGCTGCTGATGCCGGTGATCATCCTCGGCGGCATCTACGGCGGCGTCTTCACGCCCACGGAGGCCTCTGCGGTGGCGGTGTTCTATGCGCTGGTGGTGGGCATGGTGATCTACCGCGAGATCAAGCTGAAGGACCTGTACGTCATCTTGCGCAAGTCGGTGATGTCGTCGGCGGTGATCATGTTCATCATCGCCAACGCGGGGCTGTTCGCGTTCCTGATCACCCGCGCGGGCGTACCCGACGCCATCGGGCACTGGCTGCAGCAGGTGCTGCAATCGCCAGCGATGTTCCTGCTGGGCGTGAACGCGGCGCTGTTCGTGATCGGCATGTTCATCGAGACCAGCGCGGCCATCATCGTGCTGGCGCCGATCCTGGCGCCGGTGGCGGTGCATTTCGGCATCGACCCGGTGCACTTCGGACTGATCATGGTGGTGAACCTTGCCCTGGGCATGATCACCCCGCCCTTCGGCGTGAACCTGTTCGCGGCCTGCACGGTGGCGCGAATATCGCTGGACCGCATCGTGCGGCACCTGGTGCCCTTCGTGCTGGTGATCATGGCGTGCCTGATGGTGATCACCTACGTGCCCTGGGTCTCGCTGGCGCTGCGGGACCTGGTCTACGCCAGGTAG
- a CDS encoding TRAP transporter small permease encodes MKEKFLGIERWTTGASMVGACLMLVIASALGVFQIVTRFVLEQPAEWSEILIRVSLIWMVFLGIPMAFRQGAMVSVDVLYRWSPPRVRRVLDAVVSVAALTLMLIVLWWGWDYAMRGRVQSMAGLESISMVWAYLALPVGSVFCLFGIAGNYLDPKRLELETAQ; translated from the coding sequence GTGAAAGAAAAGTTCCTTGGCATCGAGCGCTGGACCACCGGCGCCTCGATGGTGGGGGCGTGCCTGATGCTCGTCATCGCGTCCGCCCTCGGTGTGTTCCAGATCGTGACGCGCTTCGTGCTGGAGCAGCCGGCCGAATGGAGCGAGATCCTGATCCGCGTGAGCCTCATCTGGATGGTATTCCTCGGCATCCCCATGGCGTTTCGCCAGGGCGCGATGGTGAGCGTGGACGTTCTCTACCGCTGGAGCCCGCCACGCGTGCGCCGCGTGCTCGACGCGGTGGTGAGCGTCGCCGCGCTCACGCTGATGCTGATCGTGCTGTGGTGGGGCTGGGACTACGCCATGCGCGGACGCGTGCAGTCGATGGCCGGCCTTGAAAGCATCTCGATGGTGTGGGCTTACCTGGCGCTGCCGGTCGGCTCCGTTTTCTGCCTCTTCGGCATTGCCGGCAATTACCTCGACCCGAAGCGGCTCGAATTGGAGACCGCGCAATGA
- the gcvP gene encoding aminomethyl-transferring glycine dehydrogenase has product MPTPALPSLQELENAEEFLARHIGIDAADEARMLPVIGSETRSELIDGIVPAAIRRARPMRLPAPVTEADALAELKAMASKNKVFRNFIGQGYYGTHTPGVILRNILENPAWYTAYTPYQAEISQGRMEALLNFQTMVCDLTGMAIANASMLDEATAAAEAMTLAKRSVKSKSNVFLVSGDCHPQTIEVIKTRAAPLGIEVKVSTVSETLPHLMVSGAFFGVLAQYPATTGHVHDLRPLAGHAHQCDAAFIVAADLLALTLLVAPGEFDADIVCGTTQRFGMPLCNGGPHAAYLACRDEFKRSLPGRLVGVSVDTHGQPAYRLALQTREQHIRREKATSNICTAQVLPAVVASMYAVYHGPDGLTRIAQRVAALTAILSAGLSQMGREPVNTTAFDSLTIRTGDDTPAIIERAQAAGVNLRQRLQQHLGISLDETTTRADVETLWTLFAPVGKALPRFDDLAASAAPLIPEDLRRASAFLSHPVFNTHKSETAMLRYIRSLSDKDLALDRSMIPLGSCTMKLNATSEMIPITWPEFANIHPFAPADQQLGYAQLDAQLRAWLCEATGYAGISLQPNAGSQGEYAGLLAIKSFHEAKGQGHRNICLIPSSAHGTNPASAQMVGLQVVVTACDAQGNVDMDDLKRACEKHSDKLAAVMITYPSTHGVFETRVKELCELVHAHGGRVYVDGANMNALVGVAAPGEFGGDVSHLNLHKTFCIPHGGGGPGVGPVCVVEDLVPYLPGHATAGVPSHGVGAVSAAPLGNAAVLPISWMYCRMMGAKGLQAATETAILSANYISARLKDHYPTLYASPNGHVAHECILDLRPLKDTSGVTAEDVAKRLIDYGFHAPTLSFPVPGTLMVEPTESEPLAELDRFIDAMIAIRGEIRRIEEGVWPKEDNPLKHAPHTAASLLGTEWSHPYSRELGAYPLATLKNAKYWPPIGRVDNVYGDRNLFCSCVPVGDYKETEEA; this is encoded by the coding sequence ATGCCGACGCCCGCCCTTCCTTCTTTGCAAGAACTAGAGAACGCCGAAGAATTCCTTGCCCGCCACATCGGCATCGATGCGGCGGACGAGGCGCGCATGCTGCCGGTGATCGGCTCGGAAACGCGCTCGGAGCTCATCGACGGCATCGTGCCCGCGGCCATCCGTCGCGCTCGGCCGATGCGGCTGCCGGCCCCGGTAACGGAAGCCGACGCGCTGGCCGAGCTGAAGGCGATGGCGTCGAAGAACAAGGTGTTCAGGAATTTCATCGGCCAGGGCTACTACGGCACGCACACGCCGGGCGTCATCCTGCGCAACATCCTGGAGAACCCCGCCTGGTACACCGCGTACACGCCCTACCAGGCCGAGATCTCGCAGGGCCGCATGGAAGCCCTGCTCAACTTCCAGACGATGGTGTGCGACCTCACGGGCATGGCCATCGCCAATGCGTCGATGCTCGACGAGGCCACGGCCGCCGCCGAGGCCATGACGCTCGCCAAGCGCAGCGTGAAGAGCAAGAGCAACGTGTTCCTGGTCTCGGGCGACTGCCATCCGCAGACCATCGAAGTCATCAAGACGCGCGCCGCGCCGCTGGGCATCGAAGTGAAGGTGAGCACGGTGTCGGAAACGCTGCCGCACCTGATGGTGAGCGGCGCCTTCTTCGGCGTGCTCGCGCAGTACCCCGCCACCACCGGCCACGTGCACGACCTGCGCCCGCTCGCGGGCCATGCGCACCAGTGCGACGCGGCTTTCATCGTCGCGGCCGACCTGCTGGCGCTCACGCTGCTGGTCGCGCCCGGCGAGTTCGACGCCGACATCGTGTGCGGCACCACGCAGCGCTTCGGCATGCCGCTGTGCAACGGCGGCCCGCACGCCGCCTACCTGGCCTGCCGCGACGAGTTCAAGCGCTCGCTGCCGGGCCGCCTGGTGGGCGTGAGCGTCGACACGCACGGCCAGCCCGCCTACCGCCTCGCGCTGCAGACGCGCGAGCAGCACATCCGCCGCGAAAAGGCCACCTCCAACATCTGCACCGCGCAGGTGCTGCCGGCCGTGGTGGCCAGCATGTACGCCGTGTACCACGGCCCCGACGGCCTCACGCGCATCGCGCAGCGCGTGGCCGCGCTCACGGCCATCCTGTCGGCGGGCCTGTCGCAGATGGGCCGCGAGCCGGTCAACACCACCGCCTTCGACTCGCTGACCATCCGCACCGGCGACGACACGCCCGCCATCATCGAGCGCGCGCAGGCTGCCGGCGTCAACCTGCGCCAGCGGCTGCAGCAGCACCTGGGCATCTCGCTCGACGAGACCACCACGCGCGCCGACGTCGAAACGCTGTGGACCCTGTTCGCACCGGTCGGCAAGGCGTTGCCGCGCTTCGACGACCTGGCCGCCAGCGCCGCGCCGCTGATCCCCGAAGACCTGCGCCGCGCCAGCGCCTTCCTCTCGCATCCGGTGTTCAACACCCACAAGAGCGAGACCGCCATGCTGCGCTACATCCGCAGCCTGTCGGACAAAGATCTGGCGCTCGACCGCAGCATGATCCCGCTGGGCAGCTGCACCATGAAGCTCAACGCGACCAGCGAGATGATCCCCATCACCTGGCCCGAGTTCGCCAACATCCACCCCTTCGCGCCGGCCGACCAGCAACTCGGCTATGCCCAGCTCGACGCGCAGCTGCGCGCCTGGCTGTGCGAGGCCACCGGCTACGCTGGCATCAGCCTGCAGCCCAACGCGGGCTCGCAGGGCGAGTACGCGGGCCTGCTGGCCATCAAGTCCTTCCATGAAGCCAAGGGCCAGGGCCACCGCAACATCTGCCTGATCCCGTCTTCCGCCCACGGCACCAACCCCGCGAGCGCGCAGATGGTCGGCCTGCAGGTGGTGGTGACGGCCTGCGACGCGCAGGGCAACGTCGACATGGACGACCTGAAGCGCGCCTGCGAGAAGCACAGCGACAAGCTGGCCGCGGTGATGATCACCTACCCCAGCACGCACGGCGTGTTCGAAACCCGCGTGAAGGAGCTCTGCGAGCTGGTGCATGCGCACGGCGGCCGGGTGTACGTGGACGGCGCCAACATGAACGCGCTGGTCGGCGTGGCCGCGCCGGGCGAGTTCGGCGGCGACGTGAGCCACCTGAACCTGCACAAGACCTTCTGCATTCCGCACGGCGGTGGCGGCCCCGGCGTGGGTCCGGTCTGCGTGGTCGAAGACCTCGTGCCCTACCTGCCGGGCCATGCGACCGCCGGCGTGCCCTCGCACGGCGTGGGCGCCGTGTCCGCGGCGCCGCTGGGCAACGCGGCCGTGCTGCCGATCAGCTGGATGTACTGCCGCATGATGGGCGCCAAGGGCCTGCAGGCCGCGACCGAGACGGCCATCCTGAGCGCCAACTACATCAGCGCGCGCCTGAAGGACCACTATCCCACGCTGTACGCGAGCCCCAACGGCCACGTGGCGCACGAGTGCATTCTCGATCTGCGTCCGCTCAAGGACACCAGCGGCGTCACCGCCGAGGACGTGGCCAAGCGTCTGATCGACTACGGCTTCCACGCGCCCACGCTGAGCTTCCCGGTGCCCGGCACGCTGATGGTCGAGCCGACCGAGAGCGAGCCGCTGGCCGAGCTGGACCGCTTCATCGACGCGATGATCGCCATCCGCGGCGAGATCCGCCGCATCGAGGAAGGCGTCTGGCCGAAGGAAGACAACCCGCTCAAGCACGCGCCGCACACCGCCGCGAGCCTGCTGGGCACCGAGTGGAGCCACCCCTACTCGCGCGAACTCGGCGCCTATCCGCTGGCCACGCTCAAGAACGCCAAGTACTGGCCGCCCATCGGCCGCGTCGACAACGTCTACGGCGACCGCAACCTGTTCTGCAGCTGCGTGCCCGTGGGCGACTACAAGGAAACCGAAGAGGCCTGA